In the genome of Bacillota bacterium, one region contains:
- a CDS encoding transposase, protein MKKKHYNAEYKQQAVYRVNQGHESIPAIAKDLGVSVTSLRDWIKQVEKRANPFPGSGNVVLTPEEAIMRKFERENRELREEVEILKKAAAYFAKNL, encoded by the coding sequence ATGAAGAAGAAACACTACAACGCAGAATACAAGCAACAGGCCGTTTACAGAGTCAACCAGGGCCACGAATCTATACCCGCTATTGCTAAAGACCTTGGCGTATCGGTTACCTCACTCAGAGATTGGATCAAGCAAGTAGAGAAGAGAGCGAATCCTTTCCCTGGTAGCGGTAACGTTGTACTCACTCCGGAAGAAGCGATTATGAGGAAGTTTGAGCGAGAAAACAGAGAGCTCAGGGAGGAAGTAGAAATCCTAAAAAAAGCAGCGGCCTACTTCGCGAAAAATCT
- a CDS encoding ABC transporter ATP-binding protein: MTLVSCVSVHKEYGRKGQVTQAVRGVSLEIGGGESVAITGPSGCGKTTLINMLGLIVSPTLGDVFIQGCNTKSFTSDKLGALRSKFFGYIVQDFALIEDYTALENAEIPLLYAPERPGRHERRRRAHEALANVELDSKAHVKVRNLSGGQRQRVAIARALLNDPQVILADEPTGSLDSQAGQEVFRLLLSLVQAGRSLLLVTHNLELAQQCGRQVMMVDGRLAL, encoded by the coding sequence GTGACCTTAGTCAGCTGCGTCTCCGTCCACAAGGAATATGGTCGAAAAGGACAAGTAACCCAAGCGGTAAGGGGTGTGTCGCTAGAGATTGGTGGCGGAGAGAGCGTTGCGATCACCGGCCCTTCAGGCTGTGGCAAGACCACCCTGATCAACATGCTTGGGCTTATTGTGTCGCCCACTTTGGGCGATGTGTTTATTCAAGGATGTAATACCAAGTCTTTTACGAGCGACAAGCTCGGAGCGCTGCGGAGCAAGTTTTTCGGGTATATAGTGCAGGATTTCGCACTAATCGAAGATTACACGGCACTAGAGAATGCCGAAATTCCCTTACTGTATGCGCCCGAGCGCCCGGGTCGTCACGAGCGTAGGCGGAGAGCACACGAAGCCCTGGCGAACGTAGAGCTAGATAGTAAAGCCCATGTAAAGGTGCGCAATCTATCTGGCGGGCAACGCCAAAGAGTCGCCATTGCCAGAGCGCTCCTCAATGACCCTCAGGTAATTTTGGCTGACGAACCGACTGGCTCCTTAGACTCGCAAGCCGGACAGGAGGTCTTCCGACTCCTGCTGAGCTTGGTGCAGGCAGGCAGATCGCTCCTTTTAGTGACCCACAATTTAGAACTTGCGCAACAATGTGGACGGCAGGTAATGATGGTGGACGGTCGCCTAGCTTTGTAA
- a CDS encoding type II toxin-antitoxin system HicA family toxin, translating into MKVREVLKLLHQDGWREVESRTRGSHIQLKHPMKKGKVTVPNHSGDIPPGTLNSVLKQAGLK; encoded by the coding sequence ATGAAGGTTCGAGAAGTGCTAAAGCTTTTGCATCAGGACGGGTGGCGCGAAGTCGAGAGCAGAACTCGAGGCTCTCACATACAGTTAAAGCACCCGATGAAAAAAGGGAAGGTTACCGTCCCAAACCACTCTGGCGATATCCCTCCGGGTACATTGAATAGCGTCCTTAAGCAGGCGGGGTTAAAATGA
- a CDS encoding type II toxin-antitoxin system HicB family antitoxin, which translates to MRKLTYLAVFEPAPEGYGVYFPDLPGCVSLGSDFEQAQQNAAEALGLHIYGMEKDGDEIPVPSRRPQIDADTGEGCIVASVSVFPELVRNELDNRAVKTNLTIPAWLKELAESQGVNFSKVLQAALMEYLGVRAPR; encoded by the coding sequence ATGCGGAAATTGACATATCTTGCAGTGTTTGAGCCCGCACCAGAAGGATATGGTGTGTATTTCCCCGATCTACCGGGGTGCGTAAGTTTAGGGAGTGATTTTGAGCAAGCCCAACAAAACGCTGCAGAGGCATTGGGGCTTCACATTTATGGGATGGAGAAGGATGGGGACGAAATCCCTGTTCCCTCAAGGCGCCCTCAGATTGATGCCGATACGGGAGAAGGGTGTATTGTGGCTTCTGTGTCGGTTTTTCCTGAGCTGGTGAGAAATGAATTAGACAACAGAGCAGTCAAAACAAATTTGACCATACCTGCATGGTTAAAAGAGTTGGCCGAGTCACAGGGTGTGAATTTCTCCAAAGTCCTTCAAGCGGCTTTGATGGAATACCTTGGGGTACGTGCTCCGAGATAG